A single genomic interval of Acidimicrobiales bacterium harbors:
- the purS gene encoding phosphoribosylformylglycinamidine synthase subunit PurS produces the protein MAGGEQLKRFSALVEVMLRPGIADPQGTTIERALPALGFETISGVRAGKSFRFEVEATDEEAARREVDELCRRFLTNPVIENSNVTLEPVP, from the coding sequence TTGGCCGGGGGTGAGCAGTTGAAGCGTTTCTCCGCCCTGGTGGAGGTGATGCTCCGTCCGGGCATCGCCGACCCGCAGGGGACCACGATCGAAAGGGCCCTGCCGGCTCTCGGCTTCGAGACGATCTCGGGCGTTCGGGCAGGCAAGTCCTTTCGGTTCGAGGTGGAGGCGACGGACGAGGAGGCAGCACGGCGGGAGGTCGACGAGCTGTGCCGCCGCTTCCTCACCAACCCGGTGATCGAGAATTCGAACGTCACCTTGGAGCCAGTACCGTGA